CGCTGCGCGAAGTGTTCGAACGCTTTGTCACCCCGGCCGACATGGCCGCGCTTCCGCCCGAACCCGCCTGCAAGGCCAGGCTGTTTCCGCGACCGGACTGGCCGGAAAACTTTGCCAGAGCGGCAAGAGGCCAACTCCGCCCCGAGGTGATCGACAAGGAAATCCGCAAGCTGTTGTCCAAACGGCGCAAGTTCGATGCCGAACTGGCGCGCAGCGGGCTGTCGCACCGCGCGACTCTGGCGGCCGCGCGGAAATGCCATGACGTGTTCTTTACGCCGGGCGGGGCCTATGCGTGGTTCTATGACAACATGGACGTCGTCGCGCGCAGCGGGTCGTTGCTGTTCGTGCATGCCGGCCTGTGCGATGCGATGTGCGCGCTTCTGTCCGAGGGCGGGACCGCGGCGGTGAACGCCCGCTATCGGGACGCGGCGCAAGGTGCCTCGCTTGCCTTCTATTTTGGACCGCTGGCAAATCTCGTGCGCACGAAATACCGTGCCTCAGATCTGCAATTGACCGCGCGCGGGGTCGATATGCTTCACGCCAACGGCATCCACATGGTGGTGCAGGGCCATGTCAACAACCACGCCGGCCAGCGGCTGCTGGCAAAACGCGGCCTGCTGCATCTGGAGGGCGACATCACGCTCGACCGGACCTCGCGCAGCCTGGAAGGGCTGGACGGCATCGGCGCCGGGGCGACCTTGATCTTCCCGTCGGGAGATGTGATCGGGTTGAGCCGGGACTATCCGCGGGCCAAGCAT
The genomic region above belongs to Rhodovulum sp. P5 and contains:
- a CDS encoding metallophosphoesterase encodes the protein MDQAASLSRQAARLLPPVYDTAADLPDLPRDVEPWPCATAPRSGPQIAASLEKVQRSGGWRWPDRPVVFLSDPHADAEGFLRSLVASGAIRRTADRAGFALTAFGRQARIIVGGDCLDKGPSNLGMLDALASLRQSGADLQILAGNHDLRMRLAVEALRGPRSPLTDHLFMRMGRKILPALREVFERFVTPADMAALPPEPACKARLFPRPDWPENFARAARGQLRPEVIDKEIRKLLSKRRKFDAELARSGLSHRATLAAARKCHDVFFTPGGAYAWFYDNMDVVARSGSLLFVHAGLCDAMCALLSEGGTAAVNARYRDAAQGASLAFYFGPLANLVRTKYRASDLQLTARGVDMLHANGIHMVVQGHVNNHAGQRLLAKRGLLHLEGDITLDRTSRSLEGLDGIGAGATLIFPSGDVIGLSRDYPRAKHFAPDRLS